One uncultured Caproiciproducens sp. DNA segment encodes these proteins:
- a CDS encoding V-type ATP synthase subunit D, translating to MSSQTVPTKGNLLATKKTLALSRTGFDLLDRKRNILIREMMALIERAAKIQSVIDNTYDEAYAALQRANITLGICDELSRTVPLDNNLNVAYRSVMGVEIPMVSFDTVCVPIPFGLNSTNITLDNAYIKFSEVKRLTAELAEVENSVYRLADAIKKTQKRANALKNIMIPRFEETVKFISDALEEKDREEFSRLKVIKRQKAHK from the coding sequence TTGAGCAGCCAGACAGTGCCTACAAAAGGCAATTTGCTCGCCACAAAAAAGACCCTTGCGCTTTCACGCACAGGCTTTGATCTTCTTGACCGTAAACGCAATATTTTAATTCGTGAAATGATGGCTCTGATTGAACGGGCCGCAAAAATTCAAAGCGTAATCGACAATACGTACGATGAGGCCTACGCCGCGCTGCAAAGAGCAAATATTACTTTGGGCATCTGCGACGAGCTGTCGCGCACGGTTCCGCTTGACAACAATCTGAATGTGGCGTACAGAAGTGTAATGGGTGTTGAAATACCAATGGTTTCTTTTGACACGGTATGTGTTCCGATTCCATTTGGACTGAATTCCACCAACATCACCCTTGACAACGCCTATATCAAATTTTCCGAAGTAAAGCGGCTGACCGCTGAGCTTGCAGAGGTTGAAAACAGCGTTTACCGGCTGGCCGACGCAATAAAGAAGACACAAAAAAGAGCCAACGCACTGAAAAACATTATGATTCCCCGCTTTGAAGAAACAGTGAAGTTCATATCGGACGCGCTGGAAGAAAAAGACAGGGAAGAGTTTTCCCGCTTAAAAGTCATTAAAAGACAAAAAGCCCATAAATAA